A DNA window from Engystomops pustulosus chromosome 6, aEngPut4.maternal, whole genome shotgun sequence contains the following coding sequences:
- the AHCY gene encoding adenosylhomocysteinase yields MSDKLSYKVADITLAEWGRKAIEIAENEMPGLMKMREMYSASKPLKGARIAGCLHMTLQTAVLIETLTALGAEVQWSSCNIFSTQDHAAAAIAKSGVPVYAWKGETDEEYIWCIEQTIYFPDGKPLNMILDDGGDLTNLVHTKYPQLLKGIKGISEETTTGVHNLYKMKNEGTLKVPAINVNDSVTKSKFDNLYGCRESLIDGIKRATDVMIAGKVAVVAGYGDVGKGCAQALRAFGARVIITEIDPINALQAAMEGYEVTTMDEACKEGNIFVTTTGCTDIVEGKHFEAMKDDSIVCNIGHFDCELDVKWLNENAVKKVNIKPQVDRYLMKNGRHIILLAEGRLVNLGCAMGHPSFVMSNSFTNQVLAQIELWTNTDKYPVGVYFLPKKLDEAVAAAHLDKLGVKLTKLSDKQAKYLGLDKEGPFKPDHYRY; encoded by the exons ATGTCTGATAAGCTGTCCTACAAAGTTG CTGACATCACTCTGGCCGAATGGGGTCGCAAAGCCATCGAAATTGCAGAAAATGAGATGCCCGGGCTGATGAAGATGCGGGAGATGTATTCTGCGTCCAAGCCTTTAAAGGGGGCCAGGATTGCTGGGTGCCTGCACATGACTCTGCAGACGGCTGTCCTTATAGAGACCCTGACAGCGCTGGGAGCGGAG GTGCAGTGGTCCAGCTGTAACATCTTTTCAACTCAGGATCATGCTGCAGCAGCCATTGCTAAATCCGGAGTGCCAG TCTATGCCTGGAAAGGAGAGACGGATGAAGAATACATCTGGTGTATTGAGCAGACCATATACTTCCCTGATGGCAAACCCCTGAACATGATCCTGGATGATGGTGGAGATCTAACCAACCTGGTTCACACCAAATACCCACAGTTACTTAAAG GCATTAAAGGAATTTCCGAAGAGACCACAACTGGAGTGCACAACTTGTACAAAATGAAGAATGAGGGAACCTTGAAAGTTCCTGCCATTAATGTCAATGATTCTGTAACCAAG AGTAAATTTGATAACTTGTATGGATGCCGAGAGTCGCTCATTGATGGAATCAAGCGAGCCACCGATGTCATGATTGCGGGGAAGGTTGCCGTTGTTGCTGGATATGGAGATGTCGGGAAAGGTTGCGCTCAGGCGTTGAGAGCTTTTGGTGCTAGGGTTATCATTACAGAGATTGACCCCATTAATGCTCTGCAGGCGGCTATGGAAG GTTACGAGGTTACCACAATGGACGAGGCTTGCAAAGAAGGGAACATCTTTGTCACAACAACGGGATGCACAGACATTGTGGAGGGAAA ACACTTTGAGGCGATGAAGGACGATTCCATTGTCTGTAACATCGGCCACTTTGATTGTGAACTGGACGTGAAGTGGTTAAATGAAAACGCTGTGAAGAAAGTGAACATCAAACCACAG GTGGACCGATACCTTATGAAAAATGGACGACACATTATTCTCCTTGCTGAGGGCCGTCTGGTGAATCTAGGGTGTGCCATGGGTCACCCCAGCTTTGTTATGAGCAATTCATTTACTAATCAGGTCTTGGCTCAGATTGAACTGTGGACCAACACTGACAAATATCCTGTAGGAGTGTACTTCCTGCCCAAGaag CTTGATGAAGCCGTGGCTGCCGCTCACCTGGACAAGCTTGGAGTAAAACTGACTAAACTTTCTGATAAACAAGCCAAATATCTTGGTCTGGATAAGGAGGGACCCTTCAAGCCTGATCATTATAGATACTGA